The Acropora muricata isolate sample 2 chromosome 4, ASM3666990v1, whole genome shotgun sequence genome contains the following window.
CAGGGTACAACTGAAGATGAATCTGACAACAAAAAAATAGGAGAATCAAAGAGGAAATAAAATAACTACAGAGGCTAAACTTAGAATATAATATTTCCCTGTTGCCATAACTGTCTCTCAACAGGGAAGCAGGATCTGGATTTGACAAAGGTTGGAAGCAAAAGAAGTCAAATTTGACAAAGCAAATACAAGAAAGTAAGTTTCTATGCTTTGGATAAGTAGCCATCAACAACCTTGTTTTCTGAAATCTTAATTCCAGTTTCCATTTCACAGGAGAAGAGATCTCtactcaataattattactcttcAACACTTACAAATCCattagagagagagagagagctaaCTTACATGTCATAGTTAAGATGGTCAATGACTGTGCTAACATGCTCCTTTGGTATCTCTCCATCAATCTCGGCCAGATATGTGTAGAGTTCTTTGAAGAGGGAGAAAGGAATCCTTGCAGGACCACCTTCCAGATCTGTTGTCAATATCTCACAAACAGTCTTCATGGCAAGTGTCagactctgaaaaaaaaaaacaacaacaacaagaaaagtacTTTCAAAGTAATTTTCAAAAATAAGCATCAGAACAAAGGAGCCTAATAATCATAGCAAACAGCTAGCATAGAAAAGTTTCAGTTATTTGGCTGTTAAAAATGTTAATACCTCACTGACAGCACTGCATGCCAGAGCAAGGAAATCAAGCCATTTGAGTTCCTCTGGAAAACTTCCAATCCTAACATGAGAGCACAGTTATATTACTATCAAATGAACACAAGAAATTCATGTTGAATTAGTACAGTGCAGATTATAAAGTCACAAAAGATTGTAGTTTAGTGTCCTTACCTAAGAAGCTCCTCCAAAGTGTCCTTTGGTAAAGACAAATGTTTCCATTTCTCTTCCAAAGACGACAGCTCAATTATTGGTTTTCCACCCAGCTAAGAAATTGCATATTAAAGCAGTGTTTCAGTAAAATGTCACTCAACCAATAAACTTTGTCAAATTGTATCTGCAGAGTCTAAATGTGCATGAATGTGCAAGCTTACAGCCAAAAAGAAATGATGTCCTGAGAGCAATTTTGTCAATGAAATTTTCTGGCAGACCATTCCCCAGACAACCAAGTTTGGAGCACCCTTTGTGTCTGAAAAATTTCTTCTAAATCGGACTGCTCCACTTCTGTGTATTTGTTTTAAGTTCAAAATCTTGAAGGTCATATAttatacattaattttatgaatatggttcaaattttgaaacttctaaaattaaaatttttaatggttttaataacaataataataataaaaagaataagaattataattatgatggtaattttaaattttttgacatataataataataataatctgaTTTTATAAAGTATCTtcataaaattacaataggctACCAGATACAATTTTAATAACAGTGTTCTCCccaagttttagctcagcaggtaagggacaattccttacatagttttagtgaaccttcaaaaggttgcaggcggtaagaagttcttagaactgttgcttgaggcggtaaattttaccggttaccgcctgataaggagaacactgaataataataaattttttaaagtaatGATAAATTGAGATGAAATCATGCCTTGACAGTAAATTTCacaatacatgaattttatgaaaacattacaaatagGTAGAAACTGATCAATAACTAATTTATTAGttagtaaaataaaaatgccaataAAACATCCTGATTGCTTTAAAAGGTACAGCAGCTGttataaaaaataatcaattaAAAAGGtgttccttaaaaaaaaaccatgtTCAATTCAGCTAAGCCATTCTAGATCATTGTTCCTTATATTTGCAATTTGGCGTCTTCGCGGTGTTCTAGACTCTCGTAAATATAACAGGGTGCCTTTAAGTATTGACAACAGTTTAGTTCTTATCCACGATATTGTTGGAGCGTGGGGTTCTCCTTTCTTTGTCGATATAAGCTCCGCCAATCGGCAATGATATCTACAACATTCGTTTGCCATTCCACCTATTGTAGTAAATACAGGTGGCGTAAATGCCCTATGCTCTATCTCCATTACCCGTTATGAATATTGCCTCTTCTTTTCTGTTTCATGCTGCTTGTAAATTTGCTGTGGGGTCATCTCTCTGTGGAAGTCGGCGTTTGGGTGAACATACCCTTATACATAAAAAAAGGTGGATCTCTGTCTTTCCAGAAACCCCTCACATGAAAATCTAgtcttgctccattttctttgtttgctccTCTATTGAGCTTCTCTCCGGTAACAGGCTGTAGACTGGGTTCGATTTGCACGTCTCAGCATACCATCTCCAATAACTCTGCCTCTAAATCATGTAGTTCGTTGTGCCATTGGATCACAAATCCTCCACACTTGCACACCATGGCGTGGTCTACAGAGAAGTTGGTGCCGCACACATAAATAGATGGACATTCAGGGATTGGCCAATCATAATGCAGTTTAACAGCATCCCGAAATTCGCATTTATTCAGGGTGAAATCCATGTCTTTCATGGGAAAGACATTGGGCCAACTTCAAACGCCCTTACAATAGGGTTAGGGTACTACCATGATGatgataacagtaataataatagcaataaccataataatagtaataataataataataatattaataagttcattaaaaacaattttacctGTTTGTGTAAAACTGAAAGCAATCCTTGCGTCAGGGGTTTTTCCAAAGGCTGTCCCAGCTGAAATTCAAGACGGTCTTTTACTGGAGGTGTCTCTCCTTTTGAGAGTGCATCAAAGTACCTAATGATTAGATAATTTCagccaataattattactctttTGTTCGAAGATTACTTATTAAATTCATTCTTTAGTTTGTTTTTCACTCCCCAATCAAAGAGCGTTCTACAACTTTAAGGCCTCATACACCTTGGCTTTCTGATGAGCTTCTAAAGGGCACTGAAACATGAAAAACGTTGATGGGAGCGGAAGTGGGTTAAGTCAAGCCTAGACGTTCACAAATAACTCTACAGGGAGTCTGCTCATAACCATCAGGGTACTGAACTCCATTCAAAAACAGTTATTCTAGCTAATTGATAGCCTGTTCAAGGTCCAGGTGTCTCCAAATCTTCCCACTTACAACTCTTAGCTTGAACTTGGTAACAGATttagtaccgtatttacccgtgtataggtcgatcccgtgtataagtcgacccccaaaTATGGggccaaaaaatatgtttttcttctttcggtgtaagaattttcttgaaaaacttctcttttatcttaaaatttcctttcagatatgcaatggtttcatgaaaaaaaaaacacaaaaagct
Protein-coding sequences here:
- the LOC136914473 gene encoding ropporin-1-like protein, which produces MPQPEEPIYCSQQINIPPELPDVLKQFTKAAIRTQPKDVLQWAYAYFDALSKGETPPVKDRLEFQLGQPLEKPLTQGLLSVLHKQLGGKPIIELSSLEEKWKHLSLPKDTLEELLRIGSFPEELKWLDFLALACSAVSESLTLAMKTVCEILTTDLEGGPARIPFSLFKELYTYLAEIDGEIPKEHVSTVIDHLNYDMEKQDGQISPRNFMSDSCPPLSPNESS